In Lolium rigidum isolate FL_2022 chromosome 7, APGP_CSIRO_Lrig_0.1, whole genome shotgun sequence, the DNA window GGTGAATAAACAGGAGAAATGTTTAGTGAAGAAAGGGATAGTTCTTTGTAATTTTGGAATCCGAGAGATATGAATGCCACTCTCTCCTGCATGTTCTCATTATCTCCCCTTTTGCTTCTTATAGACACATTGAGAATTCAACATTGTGTTTGCAGCAAGGAAGAGATTTAGAAAACTAAACTTCTGGTTTGATTAATGCCTTTGGTTCTAATTTTTGTGATAAAAAAAACGCCATTCTGACATTTGTATGTGATACGCAGGAAGACATGGGCGATGAGTCTGCGCGTGAGTACTATGACATCGTCAGCAAGACTTTTGCTAGCGAGGATGATGCCTTTGAGTTCTATAACAGCTATGCTCTTGAGAAAGGTTTTAGTCTGCGGAAAAGCTATGTTGAGTGGGATGAAGCCAACCAGGAGATAATTCTGAGGAAACTTGTCTGTAGTCGTCAAGGTTCGCGAGAAGAGAAGCACATGAAGAGAGAAGATAGGAAGAGGAGGCCACGGCATCTCACTCGTGTTGGGTGTCGAGCCAAATTGGTCATTGCAAAACTCAAGGAAACAGGTCGGTGGTTTGTGAAGgatttcatcgatgaacacaCCCATCCTCTGGCCCCACCGGATCTTGCTTGCCTGCTGCGTTCTCACGGAAGAATCAGCGACGAGCGAGAAAGCGGACATTGTAGAGATGGAAATATCTGGGATCCGCAAACACAAAATCATGGATATCTTGATGATGCAGTACGGTGGATATGATGAAGTTGGATGCACCACAAGGGACATATATAATTTCTGCAATCAATATAAGCAGGAAACAGATTGCTGCCGGTGATGCCAAAACTGTGATTAGTCACATGATGGCGCGACAGGAGAGAGATCCAGATTTTTTCTTCAAGTACTTGGTTGACCGAGAGGGTCATTTGAAGGGATTGTTCTGGGCTGATAGTCAATCCCGGCGTGACTACGAGGCTTTTGGCGACGTTGTTGTTTTTGATAGCACCTACAGGACTAATAAGTACAATCTGCCCTTTGTGCCTTTTGTTGGGCTGAATCACCACCGCAGCACTGTTATTTTTGGATGTGGTATTATTTCTCATGAAACAGGCGAGGCATACGAGTGGATGCTGCGGACCTTTTCTAAAGCAATGGCCAATAAGCACCCGATATCCGTGATCACTGACGGGGACTTGGCAATGCAGAGAGCAATCAGAGTGGTCTGGTCTGACACGGTTCATAAGCTGTGTGTATGGCATATTCAAGAGAACATTGTACGTCATCTGAGTGATGACGCGGTTAAGGAAGAATTCAGATCTTTCATATATGATCGTTCTTCCATACAAGAGCATGAGAGCAAATGGGTAGATTTCTTAGAAAGGAATAAAGTAACAAGTGAGGAGTCGTGGTTGCATCAGATGTATAAGATGAGGAAGTTGTGGTGTGCTCCATATCTGGTGGGACGCTGTTTCCTAGGATTGAGCAGTAATCAAAGGAGTGAGAGCCTAAACTCTGTTCTGCATACGCATCTTGATGGTAGCATGACATTGTTTAAAATGGTAGAGCACTATGAGCGTTGCCTTTCGACACGACGCCTAAATGAGGCGGTGCTAGACATTGTTGCCTTGCAGTCCGTTCCATTTACAGAGGTGGATGCTTCTAGTCTTGAGAAACACGCTGCACAAGTTTTCACACCTGCAATGTTTGTTTTGGTCAGATATAGCACAGATGCTGTCAGGAATTGTACCCTCAGCGGTGAAATACTAGATACAGATGATTTGACCACATTTGTTGTGGCTAAGAAGCATAGAGGAGAGAAGTTCCAAGTGGAGTATGAGAAAAAGGAAGGTTCTTCGGAGAGGATTTCTTGTTCTTGCCGCAAGCTGGAATGCTTAGGCACACCATGTTCCCACATATTTTACATATTGGGATTATTAGAAGTAAAACGACTTCCGAGTTGTTGTGTTCCTACTAGGTGGACGATGAGTGCAAAGGCCGCATGTCCTGGGGCAAGAAAGAACTGCATGTATGATTATTCGGCAAGTCTGAGGAGGTACCGTGAGCTACGGAACTTGAGTCACGCGAAATGTTTCTCAGCAGCTCATTCTGTTGAAGCATATGAGCATCTGAAGATGGTTCTAAATGTACAAGATGATAGGAAGGAATCATCCAGTGGTCACAAGGAATGCATGAGGTATGGGCCGGTGCTCCCTCAAACGGCACGACTTGATTCTGGAGAATTGGAGAAGGTTCTAGATCCTGTGCATGTGCAAGGCCGAGGTGCACCGAAGAAAAGAATGAAGAAGAAGCGGAAAAGATCAAACTCAAAATGCGGTTATTGCAGGTTGGAGGGTCACAATAGGCGTAAATGTGCCAAGTGGATAGAGGTAGTAAATCAAACAAAAGTTGATTTTTGCATGTGGTTGACTTACGAATATAGTGAGCGGAATAAAATTTTTGTTTCTTGTGCAGGACAACAATCTGACAGAGCCTTGTTAGCTCTCTTCACCTGGCCGTCCGCTCCAGCATGGCCGCCGTGTCGTCCGCCACCTCCGTCCACGACTTCACTGTCAAGGTCAGCAGCTCCGCTCTCAACTAAATCAGGCCAGAGGGTGAAGTGTCAATTTTGCTACCGATCCGTGGGATTATCCTGCTAAACCATCTGAATTCGCTAGCCAGTTTTACCTGATTTCTGAAGATGCGAAGTGAACCGTGCACCATTGTCTCTAACAAATGCGCTTCACTTCGTGTGCAGGTTGTTAGCGGGAAGGGCGTCGGCCTGAGCATGGCACAAATTTATTGAACTTTATCCCTCTGTAGGTAGGCATGGCACAAAAACTTTGCGATTACTGAATTCTGTACTCTGCACTTTGCAGATCATCTGTTCTACATTCAGTAGGTGTAACCAGTGTACTATGTATTCGACAGATTTAAGATATGCATTGTTCAGCTAATTCAACCTTCGTAAAAGCTAGGCTAATTGCTGTGCAAACTCAATTTTTTTCTGCATATAACAGTTGAAATGTGATGGCAGCTAGCATTGAAATGATATGATCTCTTTTACATTTGATATGGTACGAAATAATCTATACAAGGATCTCAGAGTAAAGTTAAAATCAATAGCCATACGTAACTGAGCCCGTACTGATTACTCTGCAAAATGAGATTCTGGCATCCTCGTTTTGAAATCAATAGAAGGTTTACACGCACATGTCTAGATCATATATTGTCATGGTATAGTCCACAGCAAAAATGTCTAAGTTATCTGTTGTGTACTATTCAATTTCTTCTTGAACAATATGTCTAGATCATATATGAATCAGCAGCCATTGTAACTGTGACCAGGCAGATCATCGCACCATTATACCGAGATCATAGCACATGGAATAAACTCCTCCTGGCCGTAGCTTTTCCCCTCCTTAAGGCTCTGGCATTTCTCCATTAAGGCTCTGTTCATTGCACATGTGAATATAGTTCTGGCATTTCTCCATTAAGGCTCTGTTCATTGCTACCAACATTTGGTAAGCATATGATGTTTTTCTTTCTCGATATTAGAGTGATGTGCATCTTTATATATGTTTATGTATTCACAGTGACCTGGAATGTGATCTAGAATGTAACCTTAACATTCTACCAATTTATCTTTTCACAGTGACTTGGAATTGACCTGGAATGTAACCTGCACATATTTCCAATTTATCTATTCGCAGTGACCTGGAATGTTACTTGGCCAGCCTCTTGTCCAATGTACTTCAATCTGATAATGTATGGATTTTGTGAAGTTACTCAAATACTTGCTCTGAAATTGTATACAAGTTTGGTGTGATGTACACTTTTCAGCACACACTCTAGGATTTGCAGGGAGTACTTGTGCTTGTGTTCACTGTAGAAACTGCAGTTAACTGAACACAAAACCTTGCGTTTACTGTCAGTGAACACAAACTGCTTGTGCTGTCCGTGAACGCAAATTCTTGCTTGCGCTGTCACTGAACAGAAACTCAGATTATGTGGACTTCCCGTTTCATTATTGAGCTGCAGCATCTATCTTGCAAAGTATGTGCACGAGTCAGTGTTGGCTACGTACGTCTGCACGCTGCCGATGTCCAGCACCCGCTGGATCTCCGACGCCTGGATCACGTCGTGCAGGCCCTGCCTCTTCTGCTCCTGGAGCGGCCGCGGATGGCCGGAGGGGGTGCGGGCTCACCTCAACGTCGAGCGCGCGAGCCTAGCTCCGGCGCGGGACGGGGACGGAGCTCCGGCATGGGAGGGGAACGTCGGCCTCCTCTGCTGCTGGCCTCCTCTGGTCCTGGAGCGGTCGCGAACGGCTGGCGGGGTGCGGTCTCACCGTCTACGTCGGGCGCGCGAGCCCAGCTCCGGCGCGGCACCGGATGGGGACGGAGCTCCGGCGCGGGACTGCGTCGGGATCAAGATTGATTTTGATTTGAGTACCACAGCTAAGAAGAATTAAACCCGCAATGGGGTTTTCACAAAATGGTAATTGTGCATGGGCCGAGTCATCTAAATcgggccggagggagtactacattgTGTTGAGGTGAACAAAAAGATAATTCTTGTGCAGTATATGCATACCTTCTTGTTCTACTGTTAACCTTTGGCTTAGTTACAAATGTATTGCCGGTATGTACTAGAAAAGTTTGCATGAACAAACTGGTTGAAAAGAAAAACCTGCTAGGTGGCGCTATTTTGTGTTCAAAAGATTGTTGAAATTTCTGGCATGAATAATTTGAAATGTGGACTGATGTTAACATTGATTGTACCTGTGGTAGCAATGTGCTGCAAAAACATAGGCAAGAACTGCATTCACAGTTTTCCACTTACTTTATATGAAGTATTTGTGCTAGTTCTAATTTACTAGTACATTTGTTTCCAGTCGGAAGAAAAATGATCTTTCCAGCTTCTATGAGCAACACTTATATGTATATTTCCTTGCTTTGTGATGCAGACAATAATGGAAAATCTGTAGCCAAGACCAGATTTCCAACTAGCAAGCAGCATGCTATTGCTAGCCCTCATCATCTTAACATGAAGCAACCATCTGGCTTGGAAGGTAAGAATACTCGATAATCTTTGGTTGAATTACAATTATGATGAAATATGCTAATAAATTGGAGACACCTTGCAATTAAGAGAATGGAAAATACATGGCAGACATAGATATTAACCAGTAGCTTCATAAAATTTAGTAAAATTTAACCAGTGGCACACACATTTGTTCAAAATAAGAATACAAATAACACCCAAATAGCATCTGTAATCACATAAATAAGAGTAGAGATTACTGCGTAAGGTAAAGTGATCAAACAGGAAACCATAGAGAGTGGCCGAACTAAGGTTTTTGTAAACGAGAGTAGAGATTATGTGCTCGTGTCATCGTCGTCGCTGCTAAAGTTCAACGCCCTCTTATGAGTGTTCAGTTCAGGTTGCTCCATCTGTGGTGATGACCCAGCTTCCTCCGTGTCCCACTCGCCCCTATCACTGGCCTCCCCCCATGAATCCTGTCCAAAAGCATGAAAGATCATTACGATCAACATAGAAGGAATGTAgagattttttttgtaaaatatgtAAAAAGTTGTCAACGTAAGCTACCTCTTCTTCAGCACTGTCATAATAGCCATCATAACCATAACAATCAATTGAGGGTGGACCATTCCTGACAATGTACAGATCACATTTTTTCCTTCCTTTGAGAGCTTGCATCATTTGCTCTACATGCTCTGGACCTTCGATCAAGACCATTCCGTTTGGTGGTACGCATCCAGGCTCTATGTAGTACAAATCTGCTAGTCCTCTATAATCGTGAGGAGCTAAATGTTCCACCATCAGATACCACTCCACTTTACCAGGTTCATTAATTATCATCGAACCAGGTTTTCCTTCAAGGTATCCTTTTGGGATATCAGAAAGTTCCCTGTCCTTGTAAATACTAAAATCCATTACAAGTCCCTACAATAACAGTTATCCCATTATGTTTATATACATACAGAATTTTAGATGTGCATAGCATCGGTGCGACATACTTACCGGGCGGGATTTTGAGTCCGATTGTTCGGTTGGAGGGATCTGAAATTGTATATTGTTAGTCGTAGCTTGCAATTGTTATAGAATGGTCATGGTATGTTGGTTGGCGAAATGATGAACAAAATATGAAATGAAGAAATGTACCTTTCGATCCATCCTTGCATGGTCCTGCATGATCTTCGCTTCCTGGTTGACTTGCTCCAGCACGGCCTTGGATTCTAGCTCCTCTCGCTTTTGCCGCAACTTCTGGTCCATGTCCGCACGTGCCTGCATATTCTTGCAGTCCATCTTGGCTCGTTCGAGCTCTATAGTGCGGTCCATGTCATCGCGGTCCTGCTGCAACTTCTGGTTCATGTCCTTACGGATCTTCTTGAACTGTTTCTCCAATTTCTCATGCTCCTGCTTGAACGCCTGATCCGTGGCTGCACGTTCTTCCATCACCTTCCGGTCCATCTCCTCACGCTCTGACTTCAACTTCATTTTCGTCTGCTCATGGATACTTTTGAACTTCTGGACCATCTTCTCGTGCTCCTGCTTCATCACCTTGTCCACGGCTGCACGTTCCTGCCTCACCTTGTTGTCCATGTCATCACGCTCGCACTGCACCCTCTTGTCCATCTCGTCACGTTCGTGATACAGTTGCTTATCCACCTCAACATTGTTGTGACACACCTTTGAATCCATGGTTCCTACAATACATATCCTTTAGTTAATCTTAATTATTCATTTGGTGAATAACAAGACGTCAAATTATGTGCATAGTAAAACTATGTATATTTTACGCATGGTACAATTGATATCCAAGAGTATATCTAAGAGAAATTTTATCCTCTCCAACAATTTTATGTTGTTAGATGTGATTTCCCTATTCTGTGAACTGAAATCTTGGATCTGAGTATTTCTGCATCAGTTTTATCATATTTCATCTGTATCCCAAATCGATGATTAAAAGTATGGCCATTGTGCTACTAAGAGTTCACTGTGGGGTTTTGTTGGCTGCTAAAAACGTAGGGTTTGATTAGTTGTATTCTTTTGGTTAGTTGCAGTCTAATTGGTAACTAAGGTGCTTGTTTTCTTGATTTTTTGAATAGGAAAAAATAGAGGCGTCTTCCACATTTCTGATGACCAACCGTGCATAAATTATGCAGACAATGCATACAATTTTCATTGTAAATGTTGGAGCAGGTTTTCAGACTGATCTGGACCGCTCTAAAGCGACTACTTGGCCTCCAAACGTGATCTCAAATTCATGTATGAACTCTGCAAGCTTTCGAAGTTTACCCCATTGCGATGTTTCTATTACTTCATATTAAATCTACAGTAAAAGGTCTTAGGAACAAAATACTCCAACCAAAGCCAAGCTTGTTGCCATCTGTTCCGCCATAGGCGACACACTGCTCCACGTCAGGCAGGTTCAGCTCGATAAGAAAGCTTGTGTTGAAAATTCAACTGTTGACACAATGAACTTAGGCATAAAAGTACGTTGAAGGGAGACAGGATGGTCACTATTCGAGCAGTTTTTGTTCAAGTAGCAGCATTCTATGTGAAAAGCTTGCGTTGAATGTTGATACAATGAAATTAGGCATAAATTGTGCTACTGTGTACTATATAGAGTATGTATTAATGTATTATACAAATGTACTAAGATTTTATTATCCAAGAATGTGGCTAGCATTTAGTTTCACAACCCAATGAGTATGGAAGGTTAGATGAGTTGAACTATAGACACTAGCGGCCATAAGTTTTTCTTAATTATGTGATTTCATTCACCTAACTACACAGGAGAATCTTGAAAGACATGTCTTCCATGTACAGTTGTCAGTTTTGCTGCGTTCATAATGTTCATAATA includes these proteins:
- the LOC124669800 gene encoding protein FAR1-RELATED SEQUENCE 5-like isoform X1, with protein sequence MMARQERDPDFFFKYLVDREGHLKGLFWADSQSRRDYEAFGDVVVFDSTYRTNKYNLPFVPFVGLNHHRSTVIFGCGIISHETGEAYEWMLRTFSKAMANKHPISVITDGDLAMQRAIRVVWSDTVHKLCVWHIQENIVRHLSDDAVKEEFRSFIYDRSSIQEHESKWVDFLERNKVTSEESWLHQMYKMRKLWCAPYLVGRCFLGLSSNQRSESLNSVLHTHLDGSMTLFKMVEHYERCLSTRRLNEAVLDIVALQSVPFTEVDASSLEKHAAQVFTPAMFVLVRYSTDAVRNCTLSGEILDTDDLTTFVVAKKHRGEKFQVEYEKKEGSSERISCSCRKLECLGTPCSHIFYILGLLEVKRLPSCCVPTRWTMSAKAACPGARKNCMYDYSASLRRYRELRNLSHAKCFSAAHSVEAYEHLKMVLNVQDDRKESSSGHKECMRYGPVLPQTARLDSGELEKVLDPVHVQGRGAPKKRMKKKRKRSNSKCGYCRLEGHNRRKCAKWIEDNNLTEPC
- the LOC124669800 gene encoding protein FAR1-RELATED SEQUENCE 5-like isoform X2, giving the protein MMARQERDPDFFFKYLVDREGHLKGLFWADSQSRRDYEAFGDVVVFDSTYRTNKYNLPFVPFVGLNHHRSTVIFGCGIISHETGEAYEWMLRTFSKAMANKHPISVITDGDLAMQRAIRVVWSDTVHKLCVWHIQENIVRHLSDDAVKEEFRSFIYDRSSIQEHESKWVDFLERNKVTSEESWLHQMYKMRKLWCAPYLVGRCFLGLSSNQRSESLNSVLHTHLDGSMTLFKMVEHYERCLSTRRLNEAVLDIVALQSVPFTEVDASSLEKHAAQVFTPAMFVLVRYSTDAVRNCTLSGEILDTDDLTTFVVAKKHRGEKFQVEYEKKEGSSERISCSCRKLECLGTPCSHIFYILGLLEVKRLPSCCVPTRWTMSAKAACPGARKNCMYDYSARTLSLCRQIIAPLYRDHSTWNKLLLAVAFPLLKALAFLH
- the LOC124669802 gene encoding unconventional myosin-VI-like, whose protein sequence is MDSKVCHNNVEVDKQLYHERDEMDKRVQCERDDMDNKVRQERAAVDKVMKQEHEKMVQKFKSIHEQTKMKLKSEREEMDRKVMEERAATDQAFKQEHEKLEKQFKKIRKDMNQKLQQDRDDMDRTIELERAKMDCKNMQARADMDQKLRQKREELESKAVLEQVNQEAKIMQDHARMDRKIPPTEQSDSKSRPGLVMDFSIYKDRELSDIPKGYLEGKPGSMIINEPGKVEWYLMVEHLAPHDYRGLADLYYIEPGCVPPNGMVLIEGPEHVEQMMQALKGRKKCDLYIVRNGPPSIDCYGYDGYYDSAEEEDSWGEASDRGEWDTEEAGSSPQMEQPELNTHKRALNFSSDDDDTST